The Watersipora subatra chromosome 1, tzWatSuba1.1, whole genome shotgun sequence genome has a window encoding:
- the LOC137390451 gene encoding uncharacterized protein: MAEDIRSAVKSFAKNEKLLKILPKRGDNAYETLIAALKYGSGQTHLVDLMEETELTVEELTELEDELNGSSRRCSCSTSDFEGDTSLTRPVSQRTSSRLRVPSQLAGLKPIKKRKSRQKLQHKQAHKEELPGISHLLPYVIPHIIKKWQLLATALGLSQEDIASITVAPHEKQSRCADMVLQKWLVKDKSRATRQKLVNALKEIDARKALEAISIYEVPKFKAKGKRKTSTGNIAIGIVGPAKLPSIVRKTSNGQKNSLMQLSSAIRRSGHLPIRCDIERMSSNDFNGTVEHSQKAFVDMATTITSCMVEQGEHHTQILNTVERLQGIIFHRVYQGSVILETQVMHLLALDRLMKLYNSDELVKLIEQVLVTEELLAKYNMSEVRMTVEILSADYEECRRELLALVNSDQRTVSETEFDSCFTSEQEDSGEERSMKEEENSQFIDNCVQLIEDMRCDLSSSLAEFDKEVSELLMTLQLVHPPTFTRISTMEDFVTFKGYVSMHTPRILSTASIDHFLDLHQQFVDKITSLRYKISAALFVSKTNEGGRVNGSYQQVEAGIEQLIAVERMLQSSYDFSSLTHPQTLRMTTLETLCYRGLLACHYVILDKLADAQAIILGELKH, translated from the exons ATGGCAGAAGATATTCGAAGTGCAGTCAAGTcttttgcaaaaaatgaaaaacttctAAAGATACTTCCAAAAAGGGGTGACAATGCGTATGAAACATTAATAGCTGCGCTCAAATATGGCTCTGGTCAGACTCACCTTGTTGACCTGATGGAAGAGACTGAACTCACGGTGGAAG AACTAACAGAGTTGGAGGATGAATTGAATGGAAGTTCTAGAAGATGCAGCTGTAGCACCTCGGATTTTGAAGGTGACACTTCATTAACGAGACCTGTCAGTCAGCGAACAAGCTCTCGTCTGAGAGTACCTTCTCAGCTAGCAGGGTTGAAG CCGATTAAAAAAAGGAAATCAAGACAGAAGCTACAACATAAACAAGCACACAAGGAAGAGCTGCCAG GTATTTCACATTTGCTGCCATATGTTATTCCTCACATTATTAAAAAGTGGCAGCTACTGGCCACAGCACTCGGTCTCTCACAAGAAGACATAGCAAGCATTACTGTGGCGCCCCATGAGAAGCAATCTCGCTGTGCCGATATGGTCTTACAGAAATGGCTTGTTAAGGACAAGTCGAGAGCGACGAGACAGAAGCTAGTAAATGCGCTAAAAGAGATCGATGCTCGCAAGGCCCTAG AGGCGATATCTATATATGAAGTGCCCAAGTTTAAAGCAAAGGGCAAACGGAAAACCTCTACAGGAAACATCGCTATAGGGATTGTTGGGCCTGCAAAATTACCCTCGATTGTGCGAAAAACAAGCAATgggcaaaaaaattcactgatGCAGCTAAGCTCAGCCATCAGACGTTCAG GCCATCTCCCTATCAGATGCGATATAGAAAGAATGTCAAGCAATGATTTCAATGGCACTGTGGAACACTCCCAGAAGGCATTTGTTGACATGGCTACGACTATCACCAGCTGCATGGTAGAGCAGGGAGAGCATCACACTCAAATACTGAATACTGTTGAAAGACTCCAAGGAATTATATTTCACAGAGTTTACCAAGGCAGCGTCATTCTTGAG ACGCAAGTCATGCATCTTCTCGCCCTCGACAGACTGATGAAACTCTACAACAGCGATGAGTTGGTCAAGTTAATAGAGCAGGTACTCGTGACGGAAGAGCTCCTTGCCAAGTATAACATGTCAGAAGTGAGAATGACAGTTGAGATTCTTTCAGCTGATTATGAGGAGTGCAGACGGGAGCTTCTGGCCCTTGTGAACAGTGATCAACGGACAGTGTCGGAAACAGAGTTTGACAGCTGTTTTACCAGCGAGCAGGAGGATTCAG GTGAAGAACGATCCATGAAGGAAGAGGAAAACAGCCAATTTATTGATAACTGTGTTCAGCTCATAGAAGATATGCGGTGCGATCTATCCTCTTCTCTGGCTGAGTTTGACAAAGAAGTATCTGAGCTGCTCATGACGCTGCAGCTTGTCCATCCTCCAACCTTCACTCGCATATCAACTATGGAGGACTTCGTCACTTTTAAAGGCTATGTATCGATGCATACACCCAGGATCCTTTCAACTGCATCAATTGACCACTTTCTTGATTTACATCAGCAGTTTGTTGATAAG ATAACATCTCTCCGGTATAAAATATCTGCAGCTCTCTTTGTAAGTAAAACTAATGAAGGAGGAAGAGTGAATGGCAGCTACCAACAGGTAGAAGCTGGTATAGAGCAATTGATAGCTGTTGAGAGAATGCTGCAATCGTCTTATGATTTTTCATCCCTTACTCACCCTCAGACACTTCGGATGACAACACTGGAGACACTGTGCTACAGAGGCCTGTTGGCCTGCCACTATGTCATCCTAGACAAGCTAGCTGATGCACAAGCAATCATTCTAGGAGAGCTAAAGCATTGA
- the LOC137402778 gene encoding nuclear pore complex protein Nup107-like, with the protein MTSHDEPSVQLNLSRSMKLLDAASGSKPSPFRTSFTGVGSPSRSARLSRSVFNHSQLESPRLSSTTRRVPIASPGRGSFYQSPADLSLTFEGGEQDHTINLLGGKTFNPLLDVTLSGDATTNVSLLLEDKTANLESSEIFEHFEEIFRRNSAPSQVFDMMQAYSTVLSTITNISKSLIKGTTASRHRISGLLQLHTNLRSEMWTWQLAASLLKDIVDMELRPDEEMMEDEEQTVMTNRQLMEQFFSDNEKVRRCQIVVDWLEMMNSEDVLDDFYNKVQYFSEKSSVMWENTLHLKKSSSKKAEILVEYLDPDAPHRTGQRLASLDQEDDDRLVRYVFALLRAGKLEEAHQLCVRCGQSWRAATLEGWKLSHDPNFTSDVDEQLDSTGNQFRDVWKSTCWSLSQEDSCSTYEKAIYASLSGNLEQVLAVCDNWTDALWAHLKVLVDIELEQHMRLHTSSADHQLVELPAAYWAKTTNVNQLFKELEASQKESVRDQCQRFFHKIQKHLITGDYDALVEVMVDAQRGNTLSPHILRFMAHFVLFLRSMDKVAVEESVCELVEGYMRYLMDSKQYKLVATYCAVLPRESQLITYGLFLESVKEKDDRLMVLTLGKQAGLDMSTITRIVTENSLVKLKNLIDIHASGNEVISVENRPQVDSIIDSLEWLLIDPEQIMDCIHQCNAQMRVFLAIKDHQRLKEVYSKLPADCIGRALAGKEDMQLMDDSNAIKECICFRTYLEALQAFDDWFTHLHQAPTKPANNASRHFAESVTLEHKMKQYEHDLQRWQNALIASTEHTIDQLKAVLLFAGGWMEDMSEGESEDPNYLARQEQLTRLRQLCIPEVVSLLHKILDETQRKDELKQLIDIIQSENYQLYKAFTPNDLKRILHSLEESVSGKE; encoded by the exons ATGACGTCTCATGATGAACCCTCCGTACAACTAAATCTTAGTCGGT CTATGAAATTGCTTGATGCTGCAAGTGGTAGTAAACCAAGTCCATTCAGGACCTCTTTTACCGGAGTTGGTAGCCCCTCTCGATCTGCCAGGCTCTCTCGTAGTGTCTTTAATCACA GTCAGTTGGAGTCACCTCGATTGTCTTCTACCACTCGAAGGGTTCCGATAGCCTCTCCTGGTCGTGGCTCATTCTACCAGTCTCCAGCAGATTTAAGTTTAACT TTTGAGGGAGGAGAACAAGATCATACCATCAACCTACTCGGTGGCAAGACATTTAATCCTTTGTTAGATGTCACACTCTCAGGGGATGCGACTACCAATGTATCGCTCTTATTGGAGGACAAAACAGCCAATCTAG AAAGCAGCGAGATATTTGAACATTTTGAGGAGATATTTCGAAGGAATTCTGCCCCTAGTCAAGTCTTTGATATGATGCAGGCCTACAGTACTGTTCTCAGTACTATAACTAATATTTCCAAATCACTGATAAAGGGCACAACAGCATCTCGACACCG AATATCAGGTCTTCTGCAGCTGCACACGAACTTGCGATCAGAAATGTGGACGTGGCAGTTAGCAGCTTCACTTCTCAAGGACATCGTAGATATGGAGCTGAGGCCTGATGAGGAGATGATGGAGGATGAAGAGCAGACG GTGATGACCAACAGACAACTGATGGAGCAGTTCTTCAGCGATAATGAGAAAGTTAGACGGTGCCAGATTGTGGTTGACTGGCTTGAGATGATGAACAGCGAGGATGTGCTTGACGATTTCTATAACAAAGTGCAATATTTTTCGGAGAAGTCTAGTGTCATGTG GGAGAACACGCTGCATCTCAAAAAGTCTTCTTCTAAGAAGGCAGAGATTCTTGTGGAATATTTG GACCCTGACGCTCCTCACCGAACCGGTCAGCGGCTGGCCAGCCTTGACCAAGAGGATGATGACCGATTAGTGAGATATGTATTTGCTCTACTCAGGGCTGGAAAGCTAGAAGAGGCACATCAGTTATGCGTGCG CTGTGGCCAGTCATGGAGGGCGGCGACTCTAGAAGGTTGGAAGCTCTCTCATGATCCCAACTTTACCAGTGATGTAGACGAACAGCTGGACTCAACTGGCAACCAGTTTCGTGATGTATGGAAGTCTACCTGTTGGTCTCTTTCACAAGAG GATTCATGTTCAACTTATGAGAAGGCCATTTATGCCAGCCTTTCTGGCAACTTGGAGCAGGTGCTTGCTGTCTGTGATAATTGGACAGATGCTCTCTGGGCACATCTCAAG GTGCTGGTTGACATAGAACTTGAGCAGCATATGAGGCTGCACACCTCCAGTGCAGACCACCAGCTTGTAGAGCTACCCGCAGCCTACTGGGCCAAGACTACAAATGTTAATCAACTCTTCAAAGAGCTAGAGGCTTCACAAAAGGAGTCTGTGAGAGATCAGTGCCAGAGATTCTTCCATAAAATACAGAAGCACCTCATAACCGGTGATTATGATG CCTTAGTGGAAGTCATGGTGGATGCACAGAGGGGCAACACACTCTCACCCCACATATTACGTTTCATGGCTCACTTTGTACTCTTTCTCAGAAGCATGGATAAAGTTGCCGTGGAGGAGTCT GTGTGTGAACTGGTAGAGGGATATATGAGATACCTGATGGACAGTAAGCAGTATAAGCTAGTGGCTACTTACTGCGCTGTGCTTCCAAGAGAGAGTCAACTCATCACCTACGGCCTCTTTTTAGAAA GTGTGAAGGAGAAGGATGATAGACTCATGGTTTTGACTCTGGGCAAACAAGCCGGTCTGGACATGTCTACCATCACCAGGATTGTGACAGAAAACTCAttagtaaaacttaaaaatCTGATAGACATCCATGCATCTGGAAATGAGGTCATCAGCGTTGAGAACAGGCCGCAG GTCGACAGTATTATTGACAGCCTTGAGTGGCTACTGATTGACCCAGAGCAGATTATGGACTGCATCCATCAATGCAATGCCCAGATGAGGGTTTTTCTAG CTATAAAGGATCACCAGAGACTGAAGGAGGTTTATTCCAAGTTGCCAGCTGACTGCATAGGCAGGGCTCTTGCTGGGAAGGAGGACATGCAACTCATGGACGACTCAAACGCTATTAAAGAATGCATCTGCTTCAGGACTTACTTG GAGGCCCTGCAAGCATTCGATGATTGGTTTACTCACCTGCATCAAGCACCTACTAAACCTGCCAACAATGCCAGTAGGCATTTTGCTGAATCTGTCACTTTAGAACACAAGATGAAACAGTATGAGCATGATTTACAGCGATGGCAAAATGCACTGATAGCCTCTACGGAG CACACGATAGACCAGCTGAAAGCTGTGTTGCTCTTTGCTGGTGGTTGGATGGAGGACATGTCGGAAGGAGAATCTGAGGACCCCAACTATCTGGCTAGGCAGGAGCAACTGACTAGACTGAGGCAACTTTGTATACCAGAAGTTGTCTCCCTTTTGCATAAGATTCTTGATGAAACGCAGCGAAAGGATGAGCTGAAACAGCTCATAGATATCATCCAATCGGAGAACTATCAGCTCTACAAG GCATTCACTCCGAATGACTTGAAGAGGATATTGCACAGCCTCGAGGAGTCTGTCAGTGGGAAAGAGTAA
- the LOC137407225 gene encoding uncharacterized protein, which translates to MELQKKDKIEFDTSTGSKVIELYYGDITSMPSNPRADILMVSAYHGDYIPTKTSLIGALKRNLSVSVAKLAANKEEDLRKLFHCWWSNPLPDHLAFRRILCFESGTSHLLPEKAVQAIFKALVPACGLFSEGIIVSPLLNTGNQRYDETTMLKAIVSNAVVWMKNGLSVQQFKLVIYRGNDEILETFRLLKREHNRLPGAMMRFKSIRPSVPKFDFYLSYVSEDSSDAERVQNMFLEHKSDLKFFMAENRGDSPQEQLTQEQLFDIMKTCKRVVAFLSPSYLADGDRVEEYNTAWCLNRKPDSTTRLAPMLCQDIAGLPTYMSLIQWVDIRLQNGQTERLVRNITLYVVGYIQEFSSDISAETASHAVFVRPAKSRTKAKEDDVGENEKKAYDVFVSYAHADEEVCKLLVEELQRKIPAVKIFIDREELRTGGSWQQKLYHALESSRMTIALISPAYLNSRMCDEEFRLSIARHFTDKRYHLLPVRIEEMDMDALPDRYSALHNSVLGNQDRYTHITEYFVPLVRDYLQEGKCDGLCFSLNKTTYNLARLLEDGRCTKLSKIIESEPVFNPQKMPESVRIQILSSKDDYDLQIAKEIKRCFLDQFGSMKVRDYKEFRVELSADYDTATNVKKLDEATLIVVLVSASLLQDSDLIEELQVAINRQRYGDCTRLYPVLLGSSLGISLKHYHVYCELLLYEVCLTDPIWMNVNVDQTMESHDNYKETMVKCAKLQQEFEDEHTEAYLQEEDDPALQLARTEKDASLKRLKFYATVCNRIAHHLTQAEEVKSMVLIDTFAVIKEVVLDNESTEKQQVAALESIAKSYTAPPQPQDTKENGNQSRGEKNIESLKSRYAKGEKPTASHSCALL; encoded by the exons ATGGAATTGCAGAAAAAAGATAAGATAGAATTTGATACTTCTACTGGCTCAAAAGTTATAGAGCTCTACTATGGAGATATCACGAGCATGCCTAGTAATCCAAGAGCAGACATACTCATGGTATCTGCTTATCATG GAGATTATATACCAACCAAGACATCTCTGATTGGTGCACTTAAGCGCAACTTATCCGTAAGTGTCGCGAAGCTAGCGGCAAATAAAGAAGAAGATTTAAGGAAATTGTTCCATTGCTGGTGGTCTAACCCACTGCCAGATCATTTGGCTTTTCG AAGGATTTTGTGTTTTGAGTCGGGTACATCACATTTACTACCAGAAAAGGCAGTGCAAGCAATATTTAAAGCCTTAGTTCCAGCATGCGGCCTGTTTTCAGAAGGAATAATTGTCTCTCCTCTACTGAACACCGGCAATCAG CGCTACGATGAGACAACAATGTTAAAGGCAATCGTAAGTAATGCCGTTGTTTGGATGAAGAATGGTCTCAGCGTTCAGCAGTTTAAACTTGTCATCTACCGTGGAAATGATGAGATTCTTGAGACCTTTAGACTCTTAAAACGGGAGCATAACAGAT TGCCAGGAGCTATGATGAGGTTCAAATCAATCCGACCTTCAGTACCAAAGTTTGACTTTTACTTGTCATACGTGTCTGAGGATAGTTCTGATGCTGAGCGAGTTCAAAACATGTTTTTGGAGCACAAAAGCGATCTGAAATTTTTCATGGCTGAAAATCGTGGAGATTCTCCTCAAGAACAGCTGACACAGGAACAACTCTTTGACATAATGAAAACTTGTAAAAG AGTTGTGGCTTTCTTGAGTCCCTCCTATTTAGCTGATGGAGACAGGGTCGAGGAATACAATACAGCTTGGTGTCTAAACAGGAAACCAGATTCTACAACTAGGCTGGCTCCGATGCTTTGCCAGGATATTGCTGGGCTGCCTACATACATGTCACTTATTCAGTGGGTAGATATCAG ATTACAGAATGGACAGACTGAGAGACTTGTGCGCAACATCACTCTTTATGTAGTTGGCTACATCCAAGAGTTTAGTTCTGATATTTCTGCCGAAACCGCTAGTCACGCTGTGTTTGTTAG ACCTGCAAAATCTAGAACTAAAGCTAAAGAAGACGATGTGGGTGAAAATGAAAAGAAAGCTTATGATGTGTTCGTGTCATATGCTCATGCTGACGAGGAAGTATGCAAGCTGTTAGTAGAGGAATTACAGCGGAAGATTCCGgctgttaaaatatttattgacaGGGAAGAACTTAGAACTG GTGGGTCTTGGCAGCAAAAGTTATACCATGCCTTGGAGTCTAGCAGAATGACGATAGCGCTCATATCCCCAGCCTATCTCAACTCTCGCATGTGCGATGAAGAGTTTAGGCTTTCTATAGCCAGACACTTTACTGAT aaaAGGTACCATCTGCTCCCAGTGCGGATAGAGGAAATGGATATGGATGCCTTACCAGACAGATACTCTGCTCTGCACAACAGCGTTTTAGGAAACCAAGACAGATACACTCACATCACCGAGTACTTTGTTCCGCTTGTTAGAGATTATCTTCAAGAAGGGAAGTGTGATGGTTTGTGCTTCTCTCTAAACAAG ACTACCTATAACTTGGCGAGGCTGCTTGAAGATGGCCGATGCACTAAACTCAGCAAAATCATAGAAAGTGAGCCAGTTTTTAATCCTCAAAAGATGCCGGAATCTGTGAGGATACAGATTCTATCCTCCAAAGATGATTATGATTTGCAAATCGCAAAAGAAATCAAAAGATGTTTTCTCGATCAATTTGGATCTATGAAAGTTCGTGACTACAAAG AGTTCAGAGTTGAACTGAGTGCAGACTATGACACTGCGACTAATGTGAAAAAGCTCGACGAAGCTACTCTCATTGTTGTACTTGTCTCAGCTAGTCTGCTGCAAGACAGTGACCTTATTGAGGAGCTACAAGTGGCTATAAACAGACAGCGCTATG GGGATTGTACCAGGCTATATCCTGTACTGCTGGGAAGCTCACTTGGGATCAGTTTAAAGCACTACCATGTGTACTGCGAGCTGCTGTTATATGAGGTTTGCCTAACTGACCCCATTTGGATGAACGTGAATGTAG ATCAAACAATGGAAAGCCATGATAACTACAAGGAGACAATGGTGAAATGTGCTAAGCTGCAACAGGAGTTTGAAGATGAGCACACGGAGGCCTACCTTCAAGAAGAAGATGATCCTGCATTGCAGTTGGCTAGAACGGAAAAGGATGCAAGTCTTAAACGACTAAAGTTCTATGCGACTGTCTGCAACCGTATCGCTCACCACCTAACACAAGCTGA AGAAGTCAAGAGCATGGTCCTAATAGATACGTTTGCTGTCATCAAAGAGGTCGTGTTAGACAATGAATCTACAGAAAAGCAGCAAGTGGCAGCTCTTGAATCCATAGCTAAATCTTACACCGCACCCCCTCAACCGCAAGATACCAAA GAAAATGGAAACCAGTCTCGAGGAGAAAAGAACATAGAGAGTTTAAAGAGCAGATATGCCAAAGGTGAAAAACCCACGGCTTCCCACTCATGTGCGCTTCTCTGA